In one window of Zhihengliuella sp. ISTPL4 DNA:
- the bsh gene encoding choloylglycine hydrolase, translating into MCTGLSFTTADHYFGRNLDLEFSYNETVTVTPRNFPFPFHRLPSLPTHHAIIGIATIADGYPLYYDAVNEKGLGMAGLNFPDNAHYPAPGSGDAEVTPFEFIPWVLGQFETVTEVKEALRSVSLVDIDFSPEFPLSPLHWIIADKSASITVESVRGGLKVYDNPWGVLTNNPTFDIQSFRLNDYQHLSKRQPENTFASDVPMDLYSRGMGGIGLPGDLSSSSRFVKAVFTRMNAVCGTTESESISQFFQILGSVAQQRGCVQVGDEEKYEITIYSSCANTATGVYYYTTYENSQITGVDMHKEDLDSTDLVAYPLVKGQQIAMQN; encoded by the coding sequence ATGTGCACAGGACTGAGCTTCACGACCGCCGACCACTACTTCGGGAGGAATCTCGATCTCGAGTTCTCGTACAACGAGACGGTGACCGTCACACCGCGGAACTTCCCGTTCCCGTTCCACCGGTTGCCGTCGCTGCCGACGCATCACGCGATCATCGGTATCGCGACGATCGCCGACGGCTACCCGCTGTACTACGACGCCGTCAACGAGAAGGGGCTCGGCATGGCCGGACTCAACTTCCCGGACAACGCGCACTATCCGGCGCCGGGGTCGGGCGACGCGGAGGTCACGCCGTTCGAGTTCATCCCCTGGGTCCTCGGACAGTTCGAGACGGTGACCGAGGTGAAGGAGGCCCTGCGGTCGGTGAGTCTCGTGGACATCGACTTCAGCCCGGAGTTCCCGCTGTCGCCGCTGCACTGGATCATCGCCGACAAGAGCGCGTCGATCACCGTCGAGAGCGTGCGCGGCGGCCTCAAGGTCTACGACAACCCGTGGGGCGTGCTCACGAACAACCCCACGTTCGACATCCAGAGCTTCCGCCTCAACGACTATCAGCACCTCTCGAAGCGGCAGCCGGAGAACACCTTCGCCTCTGACGTGCCGATGGACCTCTACAGCCGCGGTATGGGCGGGATCGGGCTGCCGGGCGACCTGTCGTCGTCGTCGCGATTCGTGAAGGCGGTGTTCACGCGCATGAACGCGGTGTGCGGGACGACGGAGTCGGAGTCGATCAGCCAGTTCTTCCAGATCCTCGGCTCGGTCGCCCAGCAGCGCGGCTGCGTGCAGGTCGGCGACGAGGAGAAATACGAGATCACCATCTACTCGTCGTGCGCCAACACCGCCACGGGCGTGTACTACTACACGACCTACGAGAACAGCCAGATCACCGGTGTGGACATGCACAAGGAGGATCTGGACAGTACGGACCTCGTCGCCTATCCGCTCGTGAAGGGGCAGCAGATCGCGATGCAGAACTGA
- a CDS encoding ABC transporter permease: protein MTTHFAADTATLTGRSMRHIFRSPDTIITTAVTPIALMLLFVYVFGGALQQSTGAENYVNYLLPGILLIAIASGIAYTAFRLFTDMQSGIFERFHSMPIARSSVLWAHVLTSLTANAITLAIIFGVGFLMGFRTGASVWAWLGVIGILMLFTLALTWLAIIAGLNAKTVDGASAFSYPLIFLPFISSAFVPTDTMPAPVQWFAENQPVTSIVNSIQALFAGEPVGSDIWVALAWCVGILVVAYVFAIISYRKKVS, encoded by the coding sequence ATGACCACGCACTTCGCCGCCGACACGGCGACGCTCACCGGCCGCTCGATGCGGCACATCTTCCGCAGCCCCGACACGATCATCACCACGGCGGTCACTCCGATCGCGCTGATGCTCCTGTTCGTGTACGTCTTCGGCGGTGCCCTCCAGCAGAGCACCGGCGCCGAGAACTACGTGAACTATCTCCTCCCGGGCATCCTGCTCATCGCGATCGCATCGGGCATCGCCTACACGGCCTTCCGGCTCTTCACCGATATGCAGAGCGGCATCTTCGAGCGGTTCCACTCCATGCCGATCGCCCGGTCGAGCGTGCTGTGGGCCCACGTGCTGACGTCTCTCACGGCGAACGCCATCACCCTCGCGATCATCTTCGGGGTCGGGTTCCTGATGGGCTTCCGCACCGGGGCGAGCGTCTGGGCCTGGCTCGGAGTGATCGGCATCCTGATGCTGTTCACCCTGGCACTCACCTGGCTGGCGATCATCGCGGGTCTGAACGCGAAGACGGTCGACGGCGCGAGCGCCTTCTCGTATCCGCTGATCTTTCTCCCGTTCATCAGCTCGGCGTTCGTGCCGACCGACACCATGCCGGCACCGGTGCAGTGGTTCGCCGAGAATCAGCCGGTGACCTCGATCGTCAACTCCATCCAGGCGCTGTTCGCGGGGGAGCCGGTCGGGTCCGACATCTGGGTCGCTCTCGCCTGGTGCGTCGGGATCCTCGTGGTCGCCTACGTGTTCGCGATCATCTCGTACCGAAAGAAGGTCAGCTGA
- a CDS encoding lipase maturation factor family protein has protein sequence MDGFAAIDFGFAREVLQRGIAALYLVAFVSTLNQFRPLLGEHGLLPAPVLLDWVAQKRERRKLLHPTLFSRVRYTDRRLVTLCGAGVIIAALLIVGVPQLGPPWVPMLAFLALWFGYMSVVSIGQTFYSFGWEMLLLEAGFLAAFLGSNDQPPPTVVIVLFWWLLFRLEFGAGMIKIRGGREWRDLTAMTFHHETQPMPGPLSRQAHLLPRWFHKLEVVGNHVAQLVVPFFLFAPLLTLWLPDSAGVPELAEGAAWVGAVAGGIVIATQLWLVLTGNFAWLNWATIVLAFSAIGLPGIGSPERTPETSLPWTVSGMPLWWVVVTSAVGVLFVVLSVPAVRNLFARRQLMNASFNRFQLANAYGAFGTVTRERVEIVMEGSDDEEGRHWREYEFRGKPGDVRRIPRQFAPYHLRLDWLMWFLPLGHSLDDWFSVFLVRLLEADPATLRMLRVDPFHGARPRWVRAVSYRYRFTTRAEHRADGAVWVRTGRRVVLGPVGLR, from the coding sequence GTGGACGGGTTCGCGGCGATCGACTTCGGGTTCGCCCGCGAGGTCCTGCAGCGGGGCATCGCGGCGCTGTACCTCGTCGCGTTCGTCTCGACGCTGAACCAGTTCCGTCCGCTCCTCGGCGAGCACGGGCTCCTGCCCGCGCCCGTGCTGCTCGACTGGGTGGCGCAGAAGCGCGAGCGCCGGAAGCTGCTGCACCCCACGCTGTTCAGCCGGGTCCGCTACACGGACCGGCGCCTGGTCACGCTGTGCGGGGCGGGGGTCATCATCGCCGCCCTGCTCATCGTCGGGGTGCCGCAGCTCGGACCGCCGTGGGTGCCGATGCTGGCCTTCCTCGCCCTGTGGTTCGGCTACATGTCGGTGGTGAGCATCGGGCAGACCTTCTACTCGTTCGGGTGGGAGATGCTGCTGCTGGAGGCGGGGTTCCTCGCGGCCTTCCTCGGCTCGAACGACCAGCCGCCGCCGACGGTCGTGATCGTGCTCTTCTGGTGGCTGCTGTTCCGGCTGGAGTTCGGGGCCGGGATGATCAAGATCCGCGGCGGACGCGAGTGGCGCGACCTCACCGCGATGACCTTCCACCACGAGACGCAGCCGATGCCCGGGCCGCTGAGCCGCCAGGCGCATCTGCTGCCGCGGTGGTTTCACAAGCTCGAGGTCGTCGGCAACCACGTCGCGCAGCTCGTCGTGCCGTTCTTCCTCTTCGCCCCGCTCCTCACTCTCTGGCTCCCCGACAGCGCGGGGGTCCCTGAGCTCGCCGAAGGGGCCGCGTGGGTCGGTGCCGTCGCCGGGGGGATCGTGATCGCGACGCAGCTGTGGCTCGTGCTCACCGGGAACTTCGCGTGGCTGAACTGGGCGACGATCGTGCTCGCGTTCTCCGCGATCGGCCTCCCCGGCATCGGATCTCCGGAGCGGACGCCGGAGACCTCGCTGCCGTGGACCGTATCCGGGATGCCGTTGTGGTGGGTCGTGGTGACCTCGGCGGTCGGGGTGCTGTTCGTCGTGCTGAGCGTGCCCGCGGTGCGCAACCTCTTCGCCCGACGGCAGCTCATGAACGCGAGCTTCAACCGCTTCCAGCTCGCCAACGCCTACGGAGCCTTCGGCACCGTCACCCGGGAGCGGGTCGAGATCGTCATGGAGGGGTCGGATGACGAGGAAGGCCGGCACTGGCGCGAGTACGAGTTCCGGGGGAAGCCGGGGGACGTGCGGCGGATCCCGCGGCAGTTCGCTCCGTATCATCTGCGGCTGGACTGGCTGATGTGGTTCCTGCCGCTCGGACACTCGCTGGACGACTGGTTCTCCGTGTTCCTCGTGCGGCTCCTGGAGGCGGATCCCGCGACGCTGCGGATGCTGCGCGTCGACCCGTTCCACGGTGCGCGGCCGCGGTGGGTGCGCGCCGTGTCGTACCGCTACCGCTTCACGACCCGCGCCGAGCACCGAGCCGACGGCGCCGTCTGGGTCCGGACCGGTCGCCGCGTCGTGCTCGGTCCGGTCGGTCTCCGCTGA